A single genomic interval of Hemibagrus wyckioides isolate EC202008001 linkage group LG13, SWU_Hwy_1.0, whole genome shotgun sequence harbors:
- the nrap gene encoding nebulin-related-anchoring protein isoform X1, producing the protein MNIQNCARCGFVVYPAEKVNLIGQNWHKACFHCEICKMVLTANNYISHQKRPYCQVHNPKNNTFTSVYETPVNINAKKQAQAVSEIKYREDGERFMSTFHYDMSKEIEHARKASQMTSQGYNSEFSEQQVWYSGSASSQEVVRMSQAQKIISDVEYKRGHEERVTQFTSVTDTPEMLHAKTGTSLASDVKYTEGYEQSKGKGSFPAMLTPAYEVAKKANTLASNVEYKKGHEDRVSKYTTVIDTPEVLLAKSQGKIASDVVYVEEYEQQRGKGSFPAHFTPGYQVAKKANEMASKVKYQQRYEQEIKGKACTDAGAAEFTLAKENAEKFSQHAYTEEYEQQRGKGSFPAMITPGYQMAKKANDMASDLKYKKDLNKMKGSASAYHCLTSEDNLALKNACKINKLVSEVEYKKDLENTKGHSINYCETPQFKNVSKIAQYTSDNKYKEKYANHMKGHYEGTGLDKKTMHAMKVRKLASDISYKSEHEQEQGEYNYPAEITPGYQAQKKLEPLKDKNYRQHIDKLKYSQVTDTPDIVQARINAQQLSDLNYKANYEKSKTQYTLSQDTPQLKKAKANAELISDIKYKEEWEKNKSKACDIGVDTLTFKAAKASRDLASDIKYKETFTKNKDKAVGVNVSDSKTLHCLQVAKLSSEIAYKKDSKETQTKCHLPMDMVNLNHAKKAQALASDLDYRKKLHDYTILPDDIKVQQAKKAYNLQSDNQYRSDLIWMKGVGWEADGSLDVAQAKKAVELASDQKYRQKVDRVKFTQAADTLSIKHAKKSQELQSDLAYKAGTEQIIHKYTATKDEPLYRQAKANAELLSDKTYKSSWEAQRDKGFELRMDALSILTAKAKRDLASDVKYKQQYEMTKGKMIGVKNVTDDSQLAHSTLATKLHSDRNYKKAYEDSKTRYSASLDMMTISQAKKAQDLATETNYRTFLHEYTSLPSDMKVDWAKKAYGLQSDKTYRSDLNWMKGVGWETSGSLDVMQARKAGNIISEKKYRQNVSGLKFTSVEDTPEMVQAKLSNKLALDRLYKEKGENEKHTYTLTEDLPEHVQAKINAMNISEVSLFKCVLCCFSATIVPHLNVHLFNVLSCVFIFKTRYKESWTKLRDAGYKLHLDAIPFQAAKSSGEILSDQKYKEQFEKSKGKMIGLKGLQDDINIAHSVHATQLQSDIKYKKDSAKGHSQFHLPMDMLDVVHAKKAQALVSDQDYRFTLHNYTVLPDDLKVQAAKRAYELQSEKTYRSDMNYLRGAAWIATGALQIEGSKHATELISEKKYRQQPYAFKHTSVADSPDIVHAKFSNKISNERLYKEKGENLKHNYTITAERPEITQARINTANFSDTKYKESWHTLRAQGYKLTMQDIPFQAAKASTGIASDYNYKHNHLLEKGKHIGARSVMDDSHLLHCRQMARLQSDKDYRKDVMSTSGQYHLGLDLINLVHAKKAQALASDQEYKTHLHSYTVLPDDMKTQWAKKAYELQSQNMYKSDLNFMKGVAWDSVGAPQIESARKAGELISDKKYRQLPGNLKFTQVADSPDIVHAKNSYIQCSERLYKSGDSEAMHKYTLPPDHPDFIRAKTNAQQISDKVYKASGDQVKSAGYDLRLDAIPFQTAKASREIASDFHYKEAFVKQRGQQVGLLSVEDDPKMRHSLAVGKLQSDNEYKKQFQETRSQYKIHADQPEFLHARKNQAQASDIRYRQHLHNYTCDPQQLNFQHAKQAYKLQSDVNYKSDLNWIKGVGWTPPGSHKVEMARRAAELGLAEGLDTDQAISKYQELMMLQRQLQLENQQQSSSEEADTTEQVQQSVVNPDAMEILQVKRKKTIHTTFKQAKTTKSMTVQSVTSSSSTNHSLTNQSSEKKFITN; encoded by the exons ATGAATATTCAAAACTGTGCTAGGTGTGGATTTGTTGTGTATCCTGCTGAAAAGGTTAATCTCATTGGTCAG AACTGGCACAAAGCATGCTTTCACTGTGAGATCTGTAAGATGGTTCTTACAGCCAATAATTACATCAGCCATCAGAAGAGGCCATATTGTCAAGT ACACAATCCAAAGAACAACACCTTTACTAGTGTCTATGAAACCCCTGTCAACATTAATGCCAAGAAACAGGCACAAGCTGTCAGTGAG ATTAAATATAGAGAGGATGGTGAACGCTTCATGTCCACCTTCCACTATGACATGTCCAAAGAGATAGAGCACGCTCGTAAGGCCAGCCAAATGACCAGCCAG GGCTACAATTCTGAATTTTCAGAGCAGCAGGTATGGTACTCGGGGAGCGCAAGCAGCCAGGAGGTAGTTCGCATGTCTCAGGCACAGAAAATCATCAGTGAT GTGGAGTACAAGCGTGGCCATGAGGAGCGAGTGACACAGTTCacctctgtaactgacacacctGAGATGCTACATGCTAAGACTGGAACTTCACTGGCAAGCGAT GTGAAATACACAGAGGGGTATGAGCAATCCAAAGGAAAAGGCAGCTTCCCGGCCATGCTCACTCCAGCTTACGAAGTGGCCAAGAAAGCCAACACTCTGGCGAGCAAT gtcGAGTACAAGAAGGGACACGAGGATAGGGTTTCAAAATACACCACTGTGATAGATACACCTGAGGTACTACTGGCTAAAAGTCAAGGAAAGATTGCTAGTGAT gttgTCTACGTGGAGGAATATGAACAGCAGCGGGGGAAAGGAAGCTTCCCTGCTCACTTTACTCCTGGTTACCAAGTGGCCAAGAAAGCAAATGAAATGGCTAGCAAA GTTAAGTACCAACAGAGGTATGAACAAGAGATAAAGGGTAAAGCTTGCACTGATGCTGGAGCAGCTGAGTTCACTTTGGCTAAAGAAAATGCGGAAAAGTTTAGCCAG CATGCCTATACAGAGGAATATGAGCAGCAGCGAGGCAAAGGAAGCTTTCCAGCTATGATCACTCCTGGATACCAGATGGCCAAGAAAGCCAATGACATGGCCAGTGAT CTGAAATATAAGAAGGACCTGAATAAGATGAAGGGCTCTGCCTCTGCCTACCATTGCTTGACCTCTGAAGACAACCTGGCTCTGAAGAATGCCTGCAAGATCAACAAGCTCGTTAGTGAG gttGAATACAAGAAGGATCTCGAGAACACAAAAGGACACAGCATCAACTATTGTGAGACACCACAGTTTAAAAATGTGTCCAAGATTGCCCAGTATACCAGTGAT aataAATATAAGGAGAAGTATGCAAATCACATGAAGGGTCACTATGAAGGAACTGGGCTTGACAAGAAAACTATGCATGCCATGAAAGTTAGAAAGCTGGCCAGTGAT ATTTCTTATAAGTCAGAACATGAACAGGAGCAGGGTGAATACAACTATCCTGCTGAAATCACCCCAGGTTATCAGGCCCAGAAGAAACTGGAGCCTCTCAAAGAT AAAAATTATAGACAGCACATTGACAAGCTGAAATACAGTCAGGTGACAGATACTCCTGACATCGTTCAAGCCCGAATCAATGCACAGCAACTTAGTGAT TTGAACTACAAAGCCAACTATGAGAAATCTAAGACCCAGTATACCTTATCTCAAGATACACCACAGCTTAAGAAAGCCAAAGCCAATGCAGAGCTCATTAGCGAT ATCAAGTATAAAGAGGAGTGGGAGAAGAATAAATCTAAAGCGTGTGACATTGGTGTGGACACACTGACCTTCAAAGCTGCTAAAGCTTCAAGAGATCTGGCCAGTGAT ATTAAATACAAAGAGACATTTACAAAGAACAAGGACAAAGCAGTTGGTGTGAATGTAAGTGATTCGAAGACTCTCCACTGTCTTCAAGTGGCCAAGTTGAGCAGTGAG ATTGCCTATAAGAAGGACTCAAAGGAGACTCAGACCAAGTGTCACCTGCCTATGGACATGGTGAATCTAAACCATGCGAAGAAGGCCCAAGCACTGGCCAGTGATCTGGACTACAGGAAGAAGCTTCATGACTACACCATCCTGCCTGATGACATCAAAGTGCAGCAGGCTAAGAAGGCCTACAACCTGCAGAGCGAT AACCAGTACCgctctgatctgatctggaTGAAGGGAGTGGGCTGGGAGGCTGATGGTAGCCTGGATGTTGCACAGGCCAAGAAAGCAGTAGAACTTGCAAGCGAT CAAAAATACCGCCAAAAGGTGGACAGGGTGAAGTTCACCCAGGCAGCGGACACTCTGTCCATCAAACATGCCAAGAAGAGCCAGGAACTGCAGAGTGAT CTGGCATACAAAGCAGGCACGGAGCAGATCATCCATAAATACACTGCAACCAAGGATGAACCTCTCTACAGGCAGGCCAAAGCTAATGCAGAGCTTCTCAGTGAT AAAACCTATAAAAGTAGTTGGGAGGCCCAGAGGGACAAGGGCTTTGAGCTGCGCATGGATGCACTGTCTATCCTTACTGCCAAAGCTAAGAGGGACCTTGCCAGTGAT GTAAAATACAAGCAACAATATGAGATGACAAAAGGAAAGATGATTGGGGTGAAGAATGTGACAGATGATTCTCAGTTGGCTCACTCAACACTGGCCACTAAACTCCACAGTGACCGCAATTATAAGAAAGCATATGAGGACAGTAAGACCAGATATAGTGCATCACTTGATATGATGACCATCAGTCAAGCTAAAAAGGCCCAGGATCTGGCTACAGAGACCAACTACAGAACTTTCCTGCACGAGTACACAAGCCTGCCCAGTGACATGAAAGTGGATTGGGCCAAGAAAGCCTATGGCCTACAGAGTGAT AAAACCTATCGGTCAGATCTGAACTGGATGAAGGGTGTTGGCTGGGAGACTTCTGGATCTCTTGATGTAATGCAGGCTAGGAAGGCTGGCAATATCATCAGTGAG aaaAAATATCGTCAGAATGTGAGTGGTCTGAAATTCACCAGTGTGGAGGATACACCAGAGATGGTGCAAGCCAAACTCAGCAACAAACTGGCACTAGAT AGGTTGTACAAAGAGAAGGGCGAGAATGAGaagcacacttacacactcacagaagaCCTTCCAGAGCATGTGCAGGCTAAGATAAATGCTATGAACATCAGTGAGGTGAGCTTGTTTAAATGTGTGCTTTGCTGTTTCAGTGCCACCATCGTTCCTCACCTTAATGTGCACTTATTTAATGTTCtttcttgtgtgtttatttttaagacACGCTACAAAGAATCATGGACAAAACTCAGAGACGCAGGCTACAAATTACATTTGGACGCTATTCCTTTCCAAGCAGCCAAAAGCTCTGGAGAGATACTTAGCGAT CAAAAATACAAAGAACAGTTTGAGAAGTCAAAGGGTAAGATGATTGGCTTGAAAGGATTACAGGATGACATTAACATTGCACACTCGGTGCATGCCACCCAGCTACAGAGTGAT ATTAAATATAAGAAAGATTCTGCTAAGGGACACTCTCAGTTCCACCTCCCAATGGACATGTTAGATGTGGTTCATGCTAAGAAGGCCCAGGCTCTGGTCAGTGACCAAGACTACAGATTTACCCTGCACAACTACACTGTTCTGCCTGATGACCTGAAGGTGCAAGCAGCCAAGAGAGCTTATGAGCTGCAGAGTGAG AAAACATACCGCTCTGATATGAATTACCTGCGAGGAGCTGCCTGGATCGCTACTGGTGCCTTACAGATAGAAGGCTCCAAACATGCAACAGAGCTGATCAGTGAG AAAAAATATCGACAGCAGCCATATGCATTTAAGCATACATCTGTTGCAGATTCTCCTGATATCGTTCATGCTAAGTTCAGCAACAAAATTAGCAATGAG CGTCTCTACAAAGAGAAAGGTGAGAACCTCAAGCATAACTACACCATCACAGCTGAACGTCCAGAGATCACCCAGGCCAGGATTAACACTGCTAACTTCAGTGAT ACCAAGTACAAAGAGTCCTGGCACACTCTGAGAGCTCAGGGATATAAACTGACAATGCAGGACATTCCCTTCCAGGCAGCCAAGGCATCCACAGGCATTGCCAGCGAT TACAACTACAAGCATAACCATTTGTTGGAGAAAGGCAAGCACATTGGAGCACGGAGTGTCATGGATGACTCTCACCTCCTACACTGCCGGCAGATGGCACGTCTGCAGAGTGACAAGGACTACCGTAAAGATGTCATGTCCACCAGTGGGCAGTACCACCTTGGACTAGACCTCATCAACCTGGTTCATGCCAAGAAAGCCCAGGCCCTGGCCAGTGACCAGGAATACAAGACTCACCTCCATTCCTACACTGTATTGCCTGATGACATGAAGACGCAGTGGGCAAAGAAGGCTTATGAGCTGCAGAGCCAG aATATGTACAAATCAGATCTAAACTTCATGAAAGGAGTGGCCTGGGACTCAGTTGGTGCACCTCAGATTGAATCTGCAAGAAAAGCTGGCGAGCTAATCAGTGAT AAGAAATATCGTCAGCTTCCGGGCAATCTGAAGTTTACCCAGGTGGCTGATTCCCCTGATATCGTCCATGCCAAGAACAGTTACATCCAGTGCAGTGAG AGATTGTACAAGTCTGGTGATTCTGAGGCCATGCACAAATACACCCTACCCCCAGATCACCCTGACTTCATCAGAGCCAAGACCAACGCACAGCAGATCAGTGAT AAAGTTTATAAGGCATCAGGTGACCAGGTGAAGTCAGCAGGCTATGATTTGAGACTAGATGCTATCCCCTTCCAGACAGCCAAGGCCTCTAGAGAAATTGCTAGtgat TTCCATTACAAGGAGGCCTTTGTAAAACAGAGGGGCCAGCAGGTTGGTCTTCTCAGTGTTGAGGATGACCCCAAGATGAGACATTCACTGGCTGTAGGCAAACTGCAGAGCGACAATGAGTACAAGAAGCAGTTCCAGGAGACACGATCTCAATATAAGATCCATGCAGACCAGCCAGAGTTCCTGCATGCTAGGAAGAACCAGGCTCAAGCCAGTGACATCAGATACCgtcagcatctccataactaCACATGTGACCCACAGCAGCTGAACTTCCAACACGCTAAACAGGCCTACAAGCTGCAGAGTGAT GTGAACTATAAATCTGACCTGAATTGGATTAAGGGGGTGGGCTGGACTCCTCCAGGATCACATAAGGTAGAAATGGCCAGGAGAGCTGCTGAGCTTGGCCTGGCTGAGGGGCTGGACACTGACCAAGCCATCTCTAAGTATCAAGAATTAATG ATGCTCCAGCGCCAGTTGCAGTTGGAGAATCAGCAGCAGAGCTCCTCAGAGGAGGCGGACACTACAGAGCAAGTTCAACAGTCTGTGGTCAATCCTGATGCAATGGAGATCCTTCAAGTCAAAAGGAAGAAGACCATCCACACTACTTTCAAACAGGCAAAAACAACAAAGTCCATGacggtgcagtctgtaacatctAGCTCATCTACAAACCACTCTCTCACCAACCAGTCCTCTGAGAAaaaatttattacaaattaG
- the nrap gene encoding nebulin-related-anchoring protein isoform X3, whose product MNIQNCARCGFVVYPAEKVNLIGQNWHKACFHCEICKMVLTANNYISHQKRPYCQVHNPKNNTFTSVYETPVNINAKKQAQAVSEGYNSEFSEQQVWYSGSASSQEVVRMSQAQKIISDVEYKRGHEERVTQFTSVTDTPEMLHAKTGTSLASDVKYTEGYEQSKGKGSFPAMLTPAYEVAKKANTLASNVEYKKGHEDRVSKYTTVIDTPEVLLAKSQGKIASDVVYVEEYEQQRGKGSFPAHFTPGYQVAKKANEMASKVKYQQRYEQEIKGKACTDAGAAEFTLAKENAEKFSQHAYTEEYEQQRGKGSFPAMITPGYQMAKKANDMASDLKYKKDLNKMKGSASAYHCLTSEDNLALKNACKINKLVSEVEYKKDLENTKGHSINYCETPQFKNVSKIAQYTSDNKYKEKYANHMKGHYEGTGLDKKTMHAMKVRKLASDISYKSEHEQEQGEYNYPAEITPGYQAQKKLEPLKDKNYRQHIDKLKYSQVTDTPDIVQARINAQQLSDLNYKANYEKSKTQYTLSQDTPQLKKAKANAELISDIKYKEEWEKNKSKACDIGVDTLTFKAAKASRDLASDIKYKETFTKNKDKAVGVNVSDSKTLHCLQVAKLSSEIAYKKDSKETQTKCHLPMDMVNLNHAKKAQALASDLDYRKKLHDYTILPDDIKVQQAKKAYNLQSDNQYRSDLIWMKGVGWEADGSLDVAQAKKAVELASDQKYRQKVDRVKFTQAADTLSIKHAKKSQELQSDLAYKAGTEQIIHKYTATKDEPLYRQAKANAELLSDKTYKSSWEAQRDKGFELRMDALSILTAKAKRDLASDVKYKQQYEMTKGKMIGVKNVTDDSQLAHSTLATKLHSDRNYKKAYEDSKTRYSASLDMMTISQAKKAQDLATETNYRTFLHEYTSLPSDMKVDWAKKAYGLQSDKTYRSDLNWMKGVGWETSGSLDVMQARKAGNIISEKKYRQNVSGLKFTSVEDTPEMVQAKLSNKLALDRLYKEKGENEKHTYTLTEDLPEHVQAKINAMNISEVSLFKCVLCCFSATIVPHLNVHLFNVLSCVFIFKTRYKESWTKLRDAGYKLHLDAIPFQAAKSSGEILSDQKYKEQFEKSKGKMIGLKGLQDDINIAHSVHATQLQSDIKYKKDSAKGHSQFHLPMDMLDVVHAKKAQALVSDQDYRFTLHNYTVLPDDLKVQAAKRAYELQSEKTYRSDMNYLRGAAWIATGALQIEGSKHATELISEKKYRQQPYAFKHTSVADSPDIVHAKFSNKISNERLYKEKGENLKHNYTITAERPEITQARINTANFSDTKYKESWHTLRAQGYKLTMQDIPFQAAKASTGIASDYNYKHNHLLEKGKHIGARSVMDDSHLLHCRQMARLQSDKDYRKDVMSTSGQYHLGLDLINLVHAKKAQALASDQEYKTHLHSYTVLPDDMKTQWAKKAYELQSQNMYKSDLNFMKGVAWDSVGAPQIESARKAGELISDKKYRQLPGNLKFTQVADSPDIVHAKNSYIQCSERLYKSGDSEAMHKYTLPPDHPDFIRAKTNAQQISDKVYKASGDQVKSAGYDLRLDAIPFQTAKASREIASDFHYKEAFVKQRGQQVGLLSVEDDPKMRHSLAVGKLQSDNEYKKQFQETRSQYKIHADQPEFLHARKNQAQASDIRYRQHLHNYTCDPQQLNFQHAKQAYKLQSDVNYKSDLNWIKGVGWTPPGSHKVEMARRAAELGLAEGLDTDQAISKYQELMMLQRQLQLENQQQSSSEEADTTEQVQQSVVNPDAMEILQVKRKKTIHTTFKQAKTTKSMTVQSVTSSSSTNHSLTNQSSEKKFITN is encoded by the exons ATGAATATTCAAAACTGTGCTAGGTGTGGATTTGTTGTGTATCCTGCTGAAAAGGTTAATCTCATTGGTCAG AACTGGCACAAAGCATGCTTTCACTGTGAGATCTGTAAGATGGTTCTTACAGCCAATAATTACATCAGCCATCAGAAGAGGCCATATTGTCAAGT ACACAATCCAAAGAACAACACCTTTACTAGTGTCTATGAAACCCCTGTCAACATTAATGCCAAGAAACAGGCACAAGCTGTCAGTGAG GGCTACAATTCTGAATTTTCAGAGCAGCAGGTATGGTACTCGGGGAGCGCAAGCAGCCAGGAGGTAGTTCGCATGTCTCAGGCACAGAAAATCATCAGTGAT GTGGAGTACAAGCGTGGCCATGAGGAGCGAGTGACACAGTTCacctctgtaactgacacacctGAGATGCTACATGCTAAGACTGGAACTTCACTGGCAAGCGAT GTGAAATACACAGAGGGGTATGAGCAATCCAAAGGAAAAGGCAGCTTCCCGGCCATGCTCACTCCAGCTTACGAAGTGGCCAAGAAAGCCAACACTCTGGCGAGCAAT gtcGAGTACAAGAAGGGACACGAGGATAGGGTTTCAAAATACACCACTGTGATAGATACACCTGAGGTACTACTGGCTAAAAGTCAAGGAAAGATTGCTAGTGAT gttgTCTACGTGGAGGAATATGAACAGCAGCGGGGGAAAGGAAGCTTCCCTGCTCACTTTACTCCTGGTTACCAAGTGGCCAAGAAAGCAAATGAAATGGCTAGCAAA GTTAAGTACCAACAGAGGTATGAACAAGAGATAAAGGGTAAAGCTTGCACTGATGCTGGAGCAGCTGAGTTCACTTTGGCTAAAGAAAATGCGGAAAAGTTTAGCCAG CATGCCTATACAGAGGAATATGAGCAGCAGCGAGGCAAAGGAAGCTTTCCAGCTATGATCACTCCTGGATACCAGATGGCCAAGAAAGCCAATGACATGGCCAGTGAT CTGAAATATAAGAAGGACCTGAATAAGATGAAGGGCTCTGCCTCTGCCTACCATTGCTTGACCTCTGAAGACAACCTGGCTCTGAAGAATGCCTGCAAGATCAACAAGCTCGTTAGTGAG gttGAATACAAGAAGGATCTCGAGAACACAAAAGGACACAGCATCAACTATTGTGAGACACCACAGTTTAAAAATGTGTCCAAGATTGCCCAGTATACCAGTGAT aataAATATAAGGAGAAGTATGCAAATCACATGAAGGGTCACTATGAAGGAACTGGGCTTGACAAGAAAACTATGCATGCCATGAAAGTTAGAAAGCTGGCCAGTGAT ATTTCTTATAAGTCAGAACATGAACAGGAGCAGGGTGAATACAACTATCCTGCTGAAATCACCCCAGGTTATCAGGCCCAGAAGAAACTGGAGCCTCTCAAAGAT AAAAATTATAGACAGCACATTGACAAGCTGAAATACAGTCAGGTGACAGATACTCCTGACATCGTTCAAGCCCGAATCAATGCACAGCAACTTAGTGAT TTGAACTACAAAGCCAACTATGAGAAATCTAAGACCCAGTATACCTTATCTCAAGATACACCACAGCTTAAGAAAGCCAAAGCCAATGCAGAGCTCATTAGCGAT ATCAAGTATAAAGAGGAGTGGGAGAAGAATAAATCTAAAGCGTGTGACATTGGTGTGGACACACTGACCTTCAAAGCTGCTAAAGCTTCAAGAGATCTGGCCAGTGAT ATTAAATACAAAGAGACATTTACAAAGAACAAGGACAAAGCAGTTGGTGTGAATGTAAGTGATTCGAAGACTCTCCACTGTCTTCAAGTGGCCAAGTTGAGCAGTGAG ATTGCCTATAAGAAGGACTCAAAGGAGACTCAGACCAAGTGTCACCTGCCTATGGACATGGTGAATCTAAACCATGCGAAGAAGGCCCAAGCACTGGCCAGTGATCTGGACTACAGGAAGAAGCTTCATGACTACACCATCCTGCCTGATGACATCAAAGTGCAGCAGGCTAAGAAGGCCTACAACCTGCAGAGCGAT AACCAGTACCgctctgatctgatctggaTGAAGGGAGTGGGCTGGGAGGCTGATGGTAGCCTGGATGTTGCACAGGCCAAGAAAGCAGTAGAACTTGCAAGCGAT CAAAAATACCGCCAAAAGGTGGACAGGGTGAAGTTCACCCAGGCAGCGGACACTCTGTCCATCAAACATGCCAAGAAGAGCCAGGAACTGCAGAGTGAT CTGGCATACAAAGCAGGCACGGAGCAGATCATCCATAAATACACTGCAACCAAGGATGAACCTCTCTACAGGCAGGCCAAAGCTAATGCAGAGCTTCTCAGTGAT AAAACCTATAAAAGTAGTTGGGAGGCCCAGAGGGACAAGGGCTTTGAGCTGCGCATGGATGCACTGTCTATCCTTACTGCCAAAGCTAAGAGGGACCTTGCCAGTGAT GTAAAATACAAGCAACAATATGAGATGACAAAAGGAAAGATGATTGGGGTGAAGAATGTGACAGATGATTCTCAGTTGGCTCACTCAACACTGGCCACTAAACTCCACAGTGACCGCAATTATAAGAAAGCATATGAGGACAGTAAGACCAGATATAGTGCATCACTTGATATGATGACCATCAGTCAAGCTAAAAAGGCCCAGGATCTGGCTACAGAGACCAACTACAGAACTTTCCTGCACGAGTACACAAGCCTGCCCAGTGACATGAAAGTGGATTGGGCCAAGAAAGCCTATGGCCTACAGAGTGAT AAAACCTATCGGTCAGATCTGAACTGGATGAAGGGTGTTGGCTGGGAGACTTCTGGATCTCTTGATGTAATGCAGGCTAGGAAGGCTGGCAATATCATCAGTGAG aaaAAATATCGTCAGAATGTGAGTGGTCTGAAATTCACCAGTGTGGAGGATACACCAGAGATGGTGCAAGCCAAACTCAGCAACAAACTGGCACTAGAT AGGTTGTACAAAGAGAAGGGCGAGAATGAGaagcacacttacacactcacagaagaCCTTCCAGAGCATGTGCAGGCTAAGATAAATGCTATGAACATCAGTGAGGTGAGCTTGTTTAAATGTGTGCTTTGCTGTTTCAGTGCCACCATCGTTCCTCACCTTAATGTGCACTTATTTAATGTTCtttcttgtgtgtttatttttaagacACGCTACAAAGAATCATGGACAAAACTCAGAGACGCAGGCTACAAATTACATTTGGACGCTATTCCTTTCCAAGCAGCCAAAAGCTCTGGAGAGATACTTAGCGAT CAAAAATACAAAGAACAGTTTGAGAAGTCAAAGGGTAAGATGATTGGCTTGAAAGGATTACAGGATGACATTAACATTGCACACTCGGTGCATGCCACCCAGCTACAGAGTGAT ATTAAATATAAGAAAGATTCTGCTAAGGGACACTCTCAGTTCCACCTCCCAATGGACATGTTAGATGTGGTTCATGCTAAGAAGGCCCAGGCTCTGGTCAGTGACCAAGACTACAGATTTACCCTGCACAACTACACTGTTCTGCCTGATGACCTGAAGGTGCAAGCAGCCAAGAGAGCTTATGAGCTGCAGAGTGAG AAAACATACCGCTCTGATATGAATTACCTGCGAGGAGCTGCCTGGATCGCTACTGGTGCCTTACAGATAGAAGGCTCCAAACATGCAACAGAGCTGATCAGTGAG AAAAAATATCGACAGCAGCCATATGCATTTAAGCATACATCTGTTGCAGATTCTCCTGATATCGTTCATGCTAAGTTCAGCAACAAAATTAGCAATGAG CGTCTCTACAAAGAGAAAGGTGAGAACCTCAAGCATAACTACACCATCACAGCTGAACGTCCAGAGATCACCCAGGCCAGGATTAACACTGCTAACTTCAGTGAT ACCAAGTACAAAGAGTCCTGGCACACTCTGAGAGCTCAGGGATATAAACTGACAATGCAGGACATTCCCTTCCAGGCAGCCAAGGCATCCACAGGCATTGCCAGCGAT TACAACTACAAGCATAACCATTTGTTGGAGAAAGGCAAGCACATTGGAGCACGGAGTGTCATGGATGACTCTCACCTCCTACACTGCCGGCAGATGGCACGTCTGCAGAGTGACAAGGACTACCGTAAAGATGTCATGTCCACCAGTGGGCAGTACCACCTTGGACTAGACCTCATCAACCTGGTTCATGCCAAGAAAGCCCAGGCCCTGGCCAGTGACCAGGAATACAAGACTCACCTCCATTCCTACACTGTATTGCCTGATGACATGAAGACGCAGTGGGCAAAGAAGGCTTATGAGCTGCAGAGCCAG aATATGTACAAATCAGATCTAAACTTCATGAAAGGAGTGGCCTGGGACTCAGTTGGTGCACCTCAGATTGAATCTGCAAGAAAAGCTGGCGAGCTAATCAGTGAT AAGAAATATCGTCAGCTTCCGGGCAATCTGAAGTTTACCCAGGTGGCTGATTCCCCTGATATCGTCCATGCCAAGAACAGTTACATCCAGTGCAGTGAG AGATTGTACAAGTCTGGTGATTCTGAGGCCATGCACAAATACACCCTACCCCCAGATCACCCTGACTTCATCAGAGCCAAGACCAACGCACAGCAGATCAGTGAT AAAGTTTATAAGGCATCAGGTGACCAGGTGAAGTCAGCAGGCTATGATTTGAGACTAGATGCTATCCCCTTCCAGACAGCCAAGGCCTCTAGAGAAATTGCTAGtgat TTCCATTACAAGGAGGCCTTTGTAAAACAGAGGGGCCAGCAGGTTGGTCTTCTCAGTGTTGAGGATGACCCCAAGATGAGACATTCACTGGCTGTAGGCAAACTGCAGAGCGACAATGAGTACAAGAAGCAGTTCCAGGAGACACGATCTCAATATAAGATCCATGCAGACCAGCCAGAGTTCCTGCATGCTAGGAAGAACCAGGCTCAAGCCAGTGACATCAGATACCgtcagcatctccataactaCACATGTGACCCACAGCAGCTGAACTTCCAACACGCTAAACAGGCCTACAAGCTGCAGAGTGAT GTGAACTATAAATCTGACCTGAATTGGATTAAGGGGGTGGGCTGGACTCCTCCAGGATCACATAAGGTAGAAATGGCCAGGAGAGCTGCTGAGCTTGGCCTGGCTGAGGGGCTGGACACTGACCAAGCCATCTCTAAGTATCAAGAATTAATG ATGCTCCAGCGCCAGTTGCAGTTGGAGAATCAGCAGCAGAGCTCCTCAGAGGAGGCGGACACTACAGAGCAAGTTCAACAGTCTGTGGTCAATCCTGATGCAATGGAGATCCTTCAAGTCAAAAGGAAGAAGACCATCCACACTACTTTCAAACAGGCAAAAACAACAAAGTCCATGacggtgcagtctgtaacatctAGCTCATCTACAAACCACTCTCTCACCAACCAGTCCTCTGAGAAaaaatttattacaaattaG